DNA from Polaribacter sp. NJDZ03:
CGTTTTTAATACCTGTTTCTATTTCAGGCATTCTCCTTAAACTTAAATATGCAATTAAAACTGTTATGATTATTGCAACGATAAAAAGATTATCCTTCAATAAGCTCTTTATACGCTGTTGCATCCAATAAATCATTTATTTGTGAACTATCTGATATTTTAATTTTAATCATCCAACCTTTACCATAAGGGTCTGAGTTAACCAATTCTGGCTCATCTTCTAATTCTTCATTAAATTCTATTACTTCACCTGTTAAAGGCATAAATAAATCTGAAACGGTTTTAACAGCTTCTACAGATCCAAAAACGTCTCCTTCTTCTACAGTATCGTCTAAAGTATCTACATCTACATAAACGATGTCTCCTAACTCTCCTTGTGCAAATTCTGTAATTCCTACGGTTGCTACGTCTCCTTCAATTTTAATCCACTCGTGGTCTTTAGTGTACTTTAATTCTGATGGTAAATTCATTTTTTTAAATAGTTTTTGTTGTTATGTTTAATTTCCTCCTAAGTTATAAATAATATTAAATCCACCATTAATCGCTTGTCTTGGAAAAGTGGTTGATATTGCATATCTAGATGTTTGATGGTTGTAATAGAAAGATGCGGTTAAACTATTACTTAATCTATAATCTGCGGTAAATTTAATAGAAAAAAGTTTTTGTCCACCACTAATTTGATCATTATCTTCATCTACAGACCTAATTTGTGTAATATTATCTCTTAAAGACACATCTGCTCTTAAATTGATGTCTCCTTTTAGTGTTTGTTTCTTCCCTGTAAAACGGGTATTAAATTTAACGTCTTCAAAAACATAGCCCATTCCAAATATAAATTCTGTACCAGAAATATCGGTTAAAGTACTATTGTTAAAATTCATTGTAAGCGTTCTGTCACTTTTTATTTCTCCTCTTAAAGAAAATGAGTTTCTCATTTTCATATCTAATTTAATTAGTGGAGAAAATTCATCTACTAAAGTAACTGCAGATACTAATAATTGAGATTCATAATTCTTGGCAGCATTTAAGTTTGCATACGGATTATTGGCATCATACTGTAAATTATTTGTAAAACTAGATACCGTATAAGAAGATCTATAACCATGTGAAACTACAAAATTACTAAAGTTCTTTTTGAAGAAATTAAACTTCATTAAACCATTATAACGCAATGTCCAGTTAGGGATAGGAATATCTCTAAAGAGCCCAGTATTTACTTTATCTGGATTTTTACCAGAATAAGCAGCTACAAAAGCAGGTAATAAAACCTGTTGACTATTGTTACCAAAGCCACTTGCAGGTACTGTATTTTCTGTAGCTAATCTGTTTGAAATGATACTTCTATAATTTCTTAAATTCTG
Protein-coding regions in this window:
- the gcvH gene encoding glycine cleavage system protein GcvH, producing MNLPSELKYTKDHEWIKIEGDVATVGITEFAQGELGDIVYVDVDTLDDTVEEGDVFGSVEAVKTVSDLFMPLTGEVIEFNEELEDEPELVNSDPYGKGWMIKIKISDSSQINDLLDATAYKELIEG